The proteins below are encoded in one region of Carettochelys insculpta isolate YL-2023 chromosome 32, ASM3395843v1, whole genome shotgun sequence:
- the LOC142004925 gene encoding olfactory receptor 10A4-like: MTQQYLVAIYVLTLAGDTVECHERNSFVTLAKTVAQTTNQSSCWMTSSEGDPGGNQIISNVLFLVGFSYLKELQILLFVVLLVIYLLTLTGNLLVILLIKLNPSLHTPMYFFLVNLSASEICFTSSVVPQLLAHLLVEEKTISFAACAAGMYVNAIMGLTECCLLAAMAYDCYVAICHPLHYTTIMSVRVCALLAGTAWAIGISVGVPLNTWLFSLPFCGSNRIQHFFCDVPPVLKMACADTSQIKAVALMVTVVFILGNFLLTLLSYICITSTILKLPSAEGRRKAFSTCSSHLTVVTVFYATALVTYLVPNTGSTTESDLLISLLNTIVSPALNPIIYTLRNKEVKRALRRTVQKSSFSHLWRN, encoded by the exons ATGACGCAGCAGTACCTGGTCGCCATTTATGTGCTCACATTGGCTGGGGACACAGTAGAATGTCATGAGCGCAATTCCTTTGTGACTCTTGCAAAAACTGTGGCACAAACGACAAATCAGTCTTCCTGCTGG atgacctcttccgagggcgaccctggagggaaccagatcATCTCCAATGTTCTcttcctggtggggttctcgtaccttaaggagctgcaaatccttctgtttgtggtgcttctggtcatctacctgctcaccctgacggggaacctgctcgttatcctgctgataaagctgaacccctccctccacacccccatgtatttcttcctggtgaacctgtctgcatcggaaatctgcttcaccagcagtgtggtccctcagctgctggctcacctcctggtggaggaaaagaccatctcctttgcagcttgtgcagcaggGATGTACGTCaatgccatcatgggcctcacagAATGCTGCCTACttgcagccatggcctacgactgctacgtggccatatgtcaccccctgcactacacaaccatcatgagcgtccgggtgtgtgctctgctcgcggGGACTGCATGGGCTATTGGCATCTCGGTGGGAGTTCCTCTGAACACGtggctcttcagcctgcccttctgtggctccaaccgcatccaacaCTTCTTCTGTGATGTTCCACCAGTGTTGaaaatggcatgtgccgacacgtcgCAGATTAAGGCTGTAGCCCTCATGGTGACAGTTGTGTTCATCCTGGGCAATTTCCTGTTGACACTCCTGTCCTACATCTGCATTACCTCCACCATTCTCAAGCTGCCATcagcggagggaaggcgtaaagccttctccacctgctcctcccacctcacggtggtgactgtgttctatgcAACGGCCCTTGtcacctacctggtgcccaacaCTGGCTCTACTACAGAaagtgacctattgatttccctattgaacactATCGTCTCTCCagcgttgaaccccataatttacactctgaggaacaaagaggtgaaaagaGCCTTGAGAAgaactgtacagaagagcagcttttctcacctcTGGAGAAACTAG
- the LOC142004723 gene encoding olfactory receptor 4D1-like: MEQENFTLRVTEFVLLGLTQSPQLKQFLFILFSIVYLTTWLGNVLIITTVISDHQLHTPMYFLLANLAFIDISDATVSVPKMLLGLLSQSKTISFNQCILQMFFFHFIAGAMVFLLVVMAADRYVAIHKPLQYLTIMNRGVCVGLVAGTWLGGLFHSSVQIVLILQLPFCGPNVLDNFYCDFPQVLKLACTDTYLFELLMVSQSGVLAIIIFILLLISYTIILVKIRTHLTEGKHKALSTCGTQITVLCLIFIPFIFIYARPFQKFTLDKVVSVLYTVITPMLNPMIYALRNAEMQKAIRRLMIRTLSSG, encoded by the coding sequence ATGGAGCAGGAGAACTTCACCTTGAGAGTTACAGAATTTGTCCTCTTAGGCCTCACCCAAAGCCCTCAGCTGAAGCAATTCCTCTTCATTCTCTTCTCTATAGTCTACCTGACAACCTGGCTGGGAAACGTCCTCATCATCACCACCGTGATCTCCGACCACCAGCTCCACACGCCCATGTACTTCCTGCTGGCCAACCTGGCGTTCATCGATATCAGCGACGCTACCGTCAGCGTGCCAAAGATGCTGTTGGGtctcctctcccagagcaaaaCCATCTCATTCAATCAGTGCATCCTCCAAATGTTCTTCTTCCACTTCATCGCCGGTGCCATGGTCTTTTTACTGGTGGTGATGGCGGCTGATCGGTACGTGGCCATCCATAAACCATTGCAATACTTGACTATCATGAACAGGGGTGTGTGCGTGGGGCTGGTGGCGGGCACGTGGCTGGGTGGGTTGTTTCACTCGTCTGTGCAGATTGTGCTAATCCTCCAGCTACCGTTCTGTGGGCCAAACGTCCTGGACAACTTCTACTGCGACTTCCCACAAGTCCTCAAACTGGCCTGCACCGACACCTACCTCTTTGAGCTGCTGATGGTTTCCCAGAGCGGGGTGCTGGCCATAATTATCTTCATTCTCCTGCTCATCTCATACACCATCATACTGGTCAAGATCAGGACGCACCTCACAGAGGGGAAGCACAAGGCTCTGTCCACCTGTGGAACCCAGATCACTGTTCTGTGTTTAATATTCATCCCTTTTATCTTCATCTACGCGCGGCCCTTCCAGAAATTCACCTTGGACAAGGTGGTCTCTGTCCTTTACACGGTCATCACCCCAATGCTGAACCCCATGATCTACGCGCTGAGGAATGCCGAGATGCAGAAGGCGATCAGAAGACTAATGATCAGAACACTCTCCTCAGGGTAG